Part of the Thermococcus barossii genome is shown below.
CCCCTCCTGAGCCTCGACAGGGTTGAGGCCCAGATCCGGCGCGACAGGGAGGTGAAGGAGAATCTGCTTGAAGTCTCTCCAAGGCTCTTCTTCCCGCCGGAGCTGGCCTACGACCCGATTCTGCCAGCCATGCTCAAGGACAGCGGTTATGAGACGGTTTTCGTCGATGGGGAAGCCCTCGTCCTTTCAAACCACATCAACAGGGCCATAAAACCGGTGAAGCCGCTCTACCCCCACCTCATCAAGGCCCAGCGCGGTGAGGGCAACAGGTACCTCAACTACCTCCTCGGCCTGAGGGAGCTGAAAAAGTCGCTCAAACTCGTCTTTCCCGGGAAGGTAACCCTCAGGGCGGTTAAGGATATCGAGGCGATACCGATATGGGTGAACGTGAACACCGTTGTGATGCTCTCCGCGGGGAGGTTCCCGCTGATGGGTCCGAAGAAGGGAGCAAAATGGCTCGGGAACCTAGACGACGTTGTCCTCTACGGCACGGACATAGAGTTCCTGGGCTACCGGCCCCTGGCGGACTACCTGATAACCGTCGATTCTTTCATCGAGGTCTTCGACGCCCTGGGGCGGGAGATAAGGCCCCCGAGCGAGCTGCCGCACTCCGGTAAGAGGCTGTACCTAAGAACCTCAAGCTGGGCGCCCGATAAAAGCCTTGAGGTATGGCGGCTCGACGAAGGCAACGCCAGGCTGAACGCCCTTTCCTGGAACCTGCGGGGAGAGAAGGCGTTTCTGGCAGAGAACAGCGACGCAAGGGGATGGGAGCCCCTGCCCGAG
Proteins encoded:
- a CDS encoding polysaccharide deacetylase family protein, translated to MLALLLHGNLQYAEIPKNEVGRVIEKAYVPVLSALIGKEVPFALNITGFTLELLPGEVLGLIREGIESGLIEVTGTSYSHAILPLLSLDRVEAQIRRDREVKENLLEVSPRLFFPPELAYDPILPAMLKDSGYETVFVDGEALVLSNHINRAIKPVKPLYPHLIKAQRGEGNRYLNYLLGLRELKKSLKLVFPGKVTLRAVKDIEAIPIWVNVNTVVMLSAGRFPLMGPKKGAKWLGNLDDVVLYGTDIEFLGYRPLADYLITVDSFIEVFDALGREIRPPSELPHSGKRLYLRTSSWAPDKSLEVWRLDEGNARLNALSWNLRGEKAFLAENSDARGWEPLPERRLDAFRAIYEAWREKS